Proteins encoded together in one Carya illinoinensis cultivar Pawnee chromosome 3, C.illinoinensisPawnee_v1, whole genome shotgun sequence window:
- the LOC122305650 gene encoding glucan endo-1,3-beta-glucosidase 8, translated as MARAMFILWSFSAILVIWWSAFSAILVGSAYYNIAGPASVGVNWGFQSSHPLAPGIVADLLYDNGIKKVKLFDADVWTINAFSGSNVEVMVGIPNSQLQDLASSPDNARDWVQKNITRYIRNDNVGVDIRYVGVGNEPFLTSYNGSYMKTTFPALKNIQKALNEAGFGDKIKATIPLNADVYESRSNIPSEGNFRKDIQDLMVQIVRFLHENKAPFLVNIYPFLSLYQNSKFPLDFAFFDGGSQPIQDKNLQYTNVFDANFDTLVWTLKKNGVGDLKIIVGEVGWPTDGDKNANPKLAKRFYDGLLKKLANKEGTPLRPEPIQVYLFSLFDEDMKSIAPGGFERHWGIFRYDGHPKFEIDFTGQGKDKMPTGAVGVLYLDRQWCVLKNDSLKKMSEVGAEVDYACSNSDCTSLTYGSSCNNLDMQGNISYAFNMYYQMQDQSVEACKFNGLAEIVKQNASQGSCLFPIQIVSAGERIRLAYGASILVGLLSILFSFVL; from the exons ATGGCACGAGCCATGTTCATTTTGTGGAGCTTTTCTGCAATATTGGTGATCTGGTGGAGCGCCTTTTCTGCAATATTGGTCGGCTCAGCTTATTATAACATTGCAGGACCAGCATCCGTAGGTGTAAATTGGGGTTTCCAGTCATCACACCCTTTGGCTCCCGGCATTGTGGCTGATTTGCTATATGACAACGGCATAAAAAAAGTGAAGCTTTTCGATGCTGATGTTTGGACAATCAATGCCTTTTCTGGATCCAACGTCGAGGTCATGGTCGGTATCCCTAATAGCCAATTGCAAGACCTGGCCAGCAGCCCTGATAATGCCAGAGATTGGGTCCAAAAGAATATCACAAGATATATTCGCAATGATAATGTTGGCGTCGATATAAg GTATGTTGGTGTCGGAAATGAGCCATTCTTGACGAGTTACAATGGAAGCTATATGAAGACTACTTTCCCggcattaaaaaatattcagaaGGCTCTCAATGAGGCTGGCTTTGGGGACAAGATCAAGGCCACGATACCCCTTAATGCTGATGTCTATGAATCTCGCTCAAATATACCATCTGAAGGTAATTTTCGCAAGGATATTCAAGATCTTATGGTCCAAATAGTGCGTTTCCTGCATGAAAACAAGGCTCCCTTTTTGGTCAACATATATCCATTCCTTAGTCTTTATCAAAACTCCAAATTCCCCTTGGATTTTGCTTTCTTTGATGGCGGCTCCCAGCCAATCCAAGACAAAAATCTCCAATACACGAACGTGTTTGATGCAAACTTTGATACACTCGTTTGGACGCTAAAAAAGAATGGCGTTGGGGACTTGAAAATCATTGTCGGGGAAGTTGGATGGCCTACTGATGGGGACAAAAATGCCAACCCAAAGCTGGCAAAAAGGTTCTACGATGGTCTGTTAAAGAAATTGGCCAACAAAGAGGGAACCCCGCTTCGGCCAGAGCCAATACAAGTGTATCTCTTCAGCCTTTTCGACGAGGACATGAAGAGCATCGCACCGGGAGGCTTTGAGCGCCACTGGGGAATTTTTCGATACGACGGACATCCCAAGTTTGAGATCGATTTCACTGGACAAGGTAAGGACAAGATGCCGACAGGTGCCGTTGGAGTACTATACTTGGACCGTCAATGGTGCGTGTTGAAAAATGATAGTCTTAAGAAAATGTCAGAGGTGGGAGCTGAAGTTGATTATGCATGCTCCAACTCCGACTGTACCAGCTTGACATACGGCTCCTCGTGCAACAATTTGGACATGCAAGGGAACATATCGTATGCTTTTAATATGTACTACCAAATGCAAGACCAAAGCGTTGAGGCATGCAAATTCAATGGCTTAGCTGAGATCGTAAAGCAAAATGCCTCTCAAGGAAGTTGCCTGTTCCCGATTCAAATTGTGAGTGCCGGAGAGAGGATCCGCTTGGCATATGGAGCAAGTATTTTGGTTGGTTTGTTGTCGATCTTGTTTTCATTCGTGTTGTGA